The proteins below come from a single Mytilus edulis chromosome 5, xbMytEdul2.2, whole genome shotgun sequence genomic window:
- the LOC139523735 gene encoding cytochrome P450 1A1-like, producing MCIKFKHNQQEVNLNRVSLTGMYTQYMYLGTSVYTPLLLALSFLLVWIIYRTKKDDRKCSNAPGPMAWPVLGNLPSLGKKPHVYLTELRKKYGDVYQIMMGSRPTIVINGLTAIRKATVNKAEDFAGRPDFYTFKFLANGKSMGFSDYGPRWKLHRKIAQNSLSSFTNKRNSPIEQAIISEAELLTNNMLSSKGKPVNPHNEIYLSVGNIICALCFGQRYQRDDEDFVFLVKMNDKFMATMGAGNPVDIMPWMRHFTKRSFNTFLGILKTMDNFSLKKRQEHLDTYNPANLRDVTDALIRATEEIPEEAKSAVGLTDEHILLTVQELIGAGFDTIASTLQWSVLFMVTHPEIQEKVHQEIRAYVGMDRYPEFEDLEHLPFTESTIIETMRHSCIFPFALPHSTTKDTVLNDYFIPENTLIFLNLWSVNHDPEVFPDPQKFNPYRFLGEDKKSVNKVDLFLPFGAGRRKCPGEQLAHMELFIFFATMLQRCKFSVVPGKVPVIDSKYGLTLKPLDFDVLVEHR from the coding sequence ATGTGTATAAAGTTTAAACACAACCAACAAGAAGTGAATTTAAATAGAGTTTCACTTACAGGGATGTATACTCAGTACATGTACTTGGGAACATCAGTGTATACTCCACTTTTATTGGCTTTGTCTTTTCTTCTGGTATGGATCATTTATCGTACAAAAAAGGATGATAGAAAATGCTCTAATGCCCCGGGTCCAATGGCCTGGCCAGTGCTCGGAAATCTTCCAAGTCTTGGGAAGAAACCTCACGTATATTTGACGGAACTCAGGAAAAAATATGGTGACGTTTACCAGATCATGATGGGCAGTAGACCGACTATTGTCATAAATGGACTTACTGCCATCAGAAAGGCGACCGTTAATAAAGCGGAAGACTTTGCCGGGAGACCAGACTTCTATACATTTAAGTTTCTTGCAAACGGGAAAAGTATGGGATTTAGTGATTATGGACCAAGATGGAAACTTCACAGAAAAATTGCACAAAATAGTCTTTCATCGTTCACAAATAAAAGAAACAGTCCAATCGAACAGGCAATTATTTCTGAGGCCGAACTCTTGACAAATAATATGCTATCATCCAAAGGAAAACCTGTAAATCCACACAATGAAATCTATCTTTCCGTTGGGAACATTATTTGTGCACTTTGTTTTGGTCAAAGATATCAGAGAGACGATGAAGACTTTGTTTTTCTAGTGAAAATGAACGATAAATTCATGGCAACAATGGGTGCTGGAAATCCCGTCGATATAATGCCGTGGATGCGCCATTTTACAAAACGATCTTTCAATACCTTTCTTGGAATACTTAAAACTATGGATAATTTTAGTTTGAAAAAGAGACAAGAACATCTGGATACTTATAACCCGGCCAATCTTCGCGATGTTACGGACGCATTAATCCGGGCCACGGAAGAAATACCGGAAGAAGCAAAGTCCGCCGTGGGACTAACAGATGAACATATACTTTTGACGGTGCAAGAACTTATTGGTGCTGGTTTTGACACTATTGCAAGTACGCTTCAATGGAGTGTGCTATTTATGGTAACCCACCCAGAAATTCAAGAAAAAGTCCATCAGGAAATACGAGCGTATGTTGGGATGGACCGATATCCCGAATTCGAGGATCTCGAACATCTGCCGTTCACAGAAAGTACAATAATAGAAACCATGCGACACTCCTGTATATTCCCGTTTGCTCTTCCACATAGCACAACTAAAGACACggttttgaatgactattttataccggaaaatactttaattttctTAAACCTCTGGTCCGTTAATCATGACCCGGAAGTTTTCCCAGACCCGCAGAAATTCAATCCCTACAGATTTCTAGGTGAAGACAAGAAGTCTGTGAACAAGGTAGATTTGTTCTTACCGTTCGGTGCTGGAAGAAGAAAATGCCCTGGTGAACAGTTAGCCCATATGgaacttttcatattttttgccACAATGTTGCAACGTTGCAAATTTTCCGTAGTCCCTGGCAAAGTTCCCGTTATTGACAGTAAATATGGTCTAACATTAAAACCGTTGGATTTTGATGTACTTGTGGAACACAGATAA
- the LOC139523724 gene encoding uncharacterized protein gives MQSSSSSTCVMELDTVVSQLWEAAISTGTRKTYETGFRSYTSFLLLTGVVALILPGCVPVNEQLLLLFVAYCTSRLHISYSTIKLYLCGIRFKCLELNINYPDLTKLRRLKAILNGVKRTYKTNPKPRYPITFDILQKVCLWLRQNSSYENLLLETMCTVAFFGFLRCGEFTVDSCGNFDPAFNLCISDITILSDSIHLKLKISKTDPFRQGVTIKLFETGTEICPHRICCLYMNNRFQRNLSPETPLFVDLTGAAVTRAKFLSLFKHALDSLGIDSTYYSGHSFRIGAATTAGSVQVEDHLIKVMGRWSSDAYCRYIKISESDLKRAQNSLAKN, from the coding sequence ATGCAAAGTTCCTCCTCCTCAACTTGTGTTATGGAGCTCGACACCGTAGTTAGCCAGTTGTGGGAGGCAGCAATATCTACAGGCACAAGAAAAACTTATGAAACTGGTTTTAGATCATACACTTCTTTTTTGTTATTAACGGGTGTTGTTGCTTTAATATTGCCTGGGTGTGTACCAGTCAATGAACAGTTATTATTACTTTTTGTTGCTTATTGTACAAGTAGACTACATATAAGTTATAGTACTATTAAATTGTATTTGTGTGGTATTAGGTTCAAATGTTTAGAACTTAACATAAATTATCCTGATTTAACTAAGTTAAGACGACTCAAAGCTATACTGAATGGAGTAAAGCGTACTTATAAAACCAATCCTAAACCAAGGTACCCTATAACTTTTGATATTTTACAGAAAGTCTGTCTCTGGCTGCGCCAGAACAGTAGTTATGAGAATTTATTATTAGAAACTATGTGTACAGTTGCATTTTTTGGTTTTTTAAGATGTGGTGAATTCACAGTTGATAGTTGTGGAAATTTTGATCCAGcttttaatttatgtatttcaGATATTACTATTCTAAGCGACAGTATACATCTTAAGCTTAAAATTTCTAAAACAGATCCTTTTAGACAAGGTGTGACTATTAAACTTTTTGAAACAGGTACTGAGATTTGCCCACATAGGATATGCTGTTTGTATATGAATAATCGCTTTCAAAGGAATCTGTCTCCTGAAACTCCATTGTTTGTCGATTTAACTGGGGCTGCTGTCACCAGAGCTAAATTTCTCTCTTTATTCAAACATGCTTTAGATAGTTTAGGTATTGACTCTACCTATTACAGTGGCCATTCTTTTCGTATAGGGGCAGCGACAACTGCCGGTTCAGTTCAGGTTGAAGACCACTTGATAAAAGTTATGGGAAGATGGTCTTCAGATGCTTACTGtagatatataaaaatttcagagTCTGACCTGAAAAGAGCTCAAAATTCTTTAGCAAAGAATTGA